gtaatttattttacaacaaacattatattatattaactctgtttttatgcaaaaaaaccccttaatttgtaaagtaacacAAGCTGTCAGATACAtaaagtggagtaaaagtgtaACGtcgcatgaaaataaaatactcaagtgaagtacctcaaattcatacttcaGTACTCAagacagtacttgagtaaatgtacttagttacattccatcaCTGGTAATAgatcataaaaaaagatgacatgtGTGAGTTATTTCCACTACAGAGTGTGTATAAGCTGTTTGTAATAATCCATCCACAATCTGCCAAGTGCTTAGCTACATCTGCCACCGCGTGCACCAtcacaaccaaaacaaaccgTGGCGTCACTCTGCCGCCTTGGCATCACACCGGGGCGCTAAGCCGCCTCTGCTCCGCTGTGTGGGACGGAGGAGAGGCAGACCAGGCGCCTGCCAGCTGCCAGGAGCGGACAGGTGGAGGTGCAGAGAGTGAGGGGAGTTTGTTTACCTGCCTGGTGAAGAGGATGGCGGCGTCGTGGTGGTGCTGGTGGTCGTCGTCCAGCGGGTTCTGCTGGTTCTGCCACTTGCAAAAACTCTTAAGCGTCGCAGCGGCATTTTTGGTCACCTCGAGCCCCTTCTCCTTCTCGGTGACCACGGTCACTTTGACCACCGACAGCCGGATGGGGTTCTCGATGCTCGCGTGCCCGTACAGTTTAGAGGCGATGGAGGCCAGTGTGAGCAGGTAGTGGTTCAAGTCCTTGCCGTATTTCTTGGTCATGGTGTCGTCGGCCACCAGGAGCAGCTCCACGTGTCTGGCGCGGGACACAGACCTCTTACTTCGCGTGCCAGCCTGCGGAGCGGCAGCTTTGGCGAGCCGGCTCCACCACGTTCGCCCGCGCGCGCCATGGTCACCTGCGCTCTCCGCCGCGAGCCTGTCCCGTCTCCCCTTCCCGCGCGCTCTGAGCCGGCGTTTGCCCGCCGCATCCCTGCGTCCCCTACGCCCGTCTCGCGTCCCGCAACTCTCGCGCCCCTCGCGCATAGCCTCAAAGCTGAAACTCTCGCGCGTGAAGACATGGAGCGCGCTCTCCGCGTCTTTGTCCTGCAGGGCGCGCACGTCGTGCTCGTGTCCCTTCGCCCTGATGATAGGCGTGATAGTGTAGCGCGCGTGGTCCACGGCGAAGAAGCCCTCGAGACCCCCGCCGCAGAGGTTGAAAACAGCCAGGGACTCCGGGTTGGAGTCCACTGTCCCGCGGTATGCGCACTCGCGCTGCAGAGGGCTCTCTCCCATCATCGCCCGCACATACTGGGAGCTGAAGTGATGCGACAGCACCGACTCGTCCCGCTCCATGTCCAGCTGAAACCGGCTCCCATCCAGGTACACCAGGTAGCCCACCTTCCCTCCTCCGTGGTAAATCCGGTCAATGGTCCGCACCACCCCGTCCGTCCTCCGGGCAGGTGTGAGCAGCGACCCGTTGGCAGGTGGAAGATAGAAACCCTGGAAAGTAGTCAGCCCAGCTCCCAGCTCCAACTCCACTGCGCACAGCAACAGTAGCCGAAACCAGAGCATGCCCTCGGCCACAGCTCCAAGGATCCGCACCATTGTTCAACCCGAAACACATCAAAGTATCCACTAAAACAACCTCGAAGAGACAACTTTTATGTGCTCTTCCAAAAAGCGCATCCTCCCGCTGTCCAAATCCCCCATGAAAACAGTCACAGTAGTAACCAACAGGCGAGCAAACAAAACcattgaggagaaaaaaatggaaaaagcacagcagcagagaggaacagTGTGCAGGCTGGAGAGCACTGAGCTGAACTtggagaacaaaaacacaaagtttgcTCTTAATAGGACCCGGAGAGAAAAAGTCCTGCCCCCTTTGCGCTCAATCACCACTCCTCCACccccctcttctctccctctctctctctctccctctcttcctcaaATCAGAGTAAAGTCAAGTgctggaggagagcagagaaacCTGAACAATGCTGTCACCGGAGTATTTCCCATCTCctcagcagaggaaaaaagagcCTGTAGACTACCAGTCACTCAAAATCAACTTGGGGGGCAGGGAAAGAGACCCTCTaaacagggatactcaacttgctatGTTTGGGGCCACTTATGGAAAAtgtcaggaggccaggggccagtagcagcagccccatacatgtttataggagttaaggacatttctaggatttttgcatatttatagaGACAACTGGCAGACATTTCtactgttttgggacatttctaggactttaggctgttcctaggattttaggacatttctaagattctgaaacatttctaggatattaggaattttctcaggtttcaggatgtttcttggattttaggacatttttatgacttaaggatgtttctaggattttaggacatttctagggtttttggacgttttaaggattttatgaACATAAACATATACATAGGACctaaggatgtttttttttttattttaggatgtttctaggattttaggacattaggggcttagcttgGATCTCTGTTGGGGGTGCGGGGATCCTCCACTCGCACTATTGTccaaat
This window of the Plectropomus leopardus isolate mb unplaced genomic scaffold, YSFRI_Pleo_2.0 unplaced_scaffold24296, whole genome shotgun sequence genome carries:
- the LOC121966389 gene encoding A disintegrin and metalloproteinase with thrombospondin motifs 5-like, with the translated sequence MVRILGAVAEGMLWFRLLLLCAVELELGAGLTTFQGFYLPPANGSLLTPARRTDGVVRTIDRIYHGGGKVGYLVYLDGSRFQLDMERDESVLSHHFSSQYVRAMMGESPLQRECAYRGTVDSNPESLAVFNLCGGGLEGFFAVDHARYTITPIIRAKGHEHDVRALQDKDAESALHVFTRESFSFEAMREGRESCGTRDGRRGRRDAAGKRRLRARGKGRRDRLAAESAGDHGARGRTWWSRLAKAAAPQAGTRSKRSVSRARHVELLLVADDTMTKKYGKDLNHYLLTLASIASKLYGHASIENPIRLSVVKVTVVTEKEKGLEVTKNAAATLKSFCKWQNQQNPLDDDHQHHHDAAILFTRQVNKLPSLSAPPPVRSWQLAGAWSASPPSHTAEQRRLSAPV